One Parageobacillus sp. KH3-4 genomic region harbors:
- a CDS encoding enoyl-CoA hydratase-related protein — protein MALACNFRVMEEDAIIGLTEVSWGIVPGAGGTQRLSQLVGAGKAKQLIFTAEKLNGKKHMKSD, from the coding sequence CTGGCACTTGCCTGCAATTTCCGGGTAATGGAAGAAGATGCGATCATTGGTCTGACGGAAGTGTCATGGGGAATTGTGCCGGGGGCTGGCGGCACCCAGAGGTTGTCTCAATTAGTTGGCGCCGGAAAGGCGAAACAATTGATCTTTACGGCAGAAAAGTTAAATGGAAAAAAGCATATGAAATCGGACTAG
- a CDS encoding Phenylacetic acid catabolic protein, producing the protein MSKMKLGVHSFIELLETIADNKYVLGDRLVEIGVSGPNLEATLAAVAMAQGELGHARLLYNWCFDLRGVKGKKADILRQTGKAFRGVVNVHNWISLIAALYTVNTAIHIVLQSALESNHSKAASRVQKLIREQKDHIIYAKNWAKQLLHDQGIVPHRFRESLNGVVDEAYAWLAEIEKKQELQMEGYLPKDVKLTEKFKEQWKELNNEHLVHTK; encoded by the coding sequence ATGAGCAAAATGAAGTTAGGTGTGCATTCCTTTATCGAGTTACTGGAAACCATTGCTGATAACAAATATGTACTTGGCGACCGTTTGGTGGAAATCGGTGTGAGTGGACCGAATTTGGAAGCAACATTGGCTGCTGTTGCCATGGCACAAGGAGAATTAGGCCATGCAAGGCTATTGTACAATTGGTGCTTTGACTTAAGAGGAGTGAAAGGAAAAAAAGCTGATATTCTCAGGCAAACAGGAAAAGCATTTAGAGGAGTTGTAAACGTTCACAACTGGATTTCGCTCATCGCCGCATTATACACTGTCAATACCGCGATTCATATCGTATTGCAATCCGCGCTTGAATCCAACCACTCCAAAGCCGCCTCAAGAGTTCAAAAGCTTATTCGAGAACAGAAAGATCATATTATATACGCAAAAAATTGGGCTAAACAGCTTCTCCATGATCAAGGGATCGTTCCTCACAGATTTAGAGAATCATTGAACGGGGTTGTTGATGAAGCATATGCATGGCTTGCAGAAATTGAAAAAAAACAAGAATTGCAAATGGAAGGATACTTGCCGAAAGACGTGAAGTTAACGGAGAAATTTAAAGAACAATGGAAGGAATTAAATAACGAACATCTTGTTCATACGAAGTGA
- a CDS encoding metal-sulfur cluster assembly factor, translated as MEKVSTDMQKYWEALKEVMDPEFPISIVDMGLIYDIKKNGGEIDITMTYTAVSCACMEWIESDIKKRLLEEEEIKTVNIRVVWDPPWTVDRLSPEGREKLRYWGVSAR; from the coding sequence ATGGAAAAGGTAAGCACGGACATGCAGAAATATTGGGAAGCGCTCAAGGAAGTGATGGATCCTGAATTTCCAATTAGCATCGTGGATATGGGCTTGATTTATGATATTAAAAAGAACGGCGGCGAAATCGACATTACGATGACATATACTGCTGTTTCCTGCGCCTGTATGGAATGGATTGAAAGCGATATCAAAAAAAGGCTGCTAGAAGAAGAGGAAATAAAAACTGTCAACATCCGTGTTGTTTGGGATCCTCCTTGGACGGTTGACCGATTAAGCCCTGAAGGACGGGAAAAATTGAGATATTGGGGGGTAAGCGCAAGATGA
- a CDS encoding Phenylacetic acid catabolic protein — protein sequence MDKTALLKEKIQNGFIVEGLEDMNEEYLNALKQTLIIVGDTELLSIPPLLTVYDQAPTLNSKITALAIMQDEIGHAHIAYRLLKDLGEDVDDLLYNREPHRWKNPYAFDFELSNWIEFGVFNAFFDRAGYTLLGDAFEHTSYGPWKRALVKVDKEELFHLRNGEIIMRTAMQDPKLREEVQKAVDWMFLMALEFFGVEDRLKSRSTQLEYRLKGRTNDELRQKWLSTAVPFCESIGVKVPAHYDEQQQKYVLDVPFPCKFDPVNKKWLFDQPDTWENVIKRFKQRGPKNKQFVERVQRGVKELEQLRKEVV from the coding sequence ATGGATAAGACAGCTCTTTTAAAAGAAAAGATTCAAAACGGGTTTATCGTTGAAGGGCTGGAAGACATGAATGAGGAATATTTGAACGCACTAAAACAAACGTTAATCATTGTTGGAGATACAGAATTGTTAAGCATCCCTCCTTTACTAACGGTTTATGATCAAGCCCCTACATTGAACAGCAAAATTACTGCATTAGCGATTATGCAGGACGAAATTGGCCATGCCCATATCGCTTATCGTTTGTTAAAAGATTTAGGCGAAGATGTGGACGATTTGCTGTATAATAGAGAGCCGCACCGTTGGAAAAATCCGTATGCTTTTGACTTTGAACTTTCCAATTGGATTGAATTTGGCGTGTTCAATGCCTTCTTCGACCGGGCTGGGTATACGCTGCTTGGAGACGCTTTTGAACATACTTCATATGGTCCGTGGAAACGGGCGTTAGTAAAAGTGGATAAAGAAGAATTGTTCCATCTGCGAAATGGTGAAATCATCATGAGAACAGCGATGCAAGATCCCAAATTGCGTGAGGAAGTGCAAAAAGCTGTCGACTGGATGTTTTTAATGGCGCTGGAGTTCTTTGGGGTTGAGGATCGTTTGAAAAGCCGCTCGACGCAGCTTGAATATCGCTTGAAAGGAAGAACGAATGATGAACTTCGCCAAAAATGGCTGTCGACGGCTGTGCCTTTCTGTGAATCGATCGGCGTGAAAGTACCGGCCCATTATGATGAACAGCAGCAAAAATATGTACTTGATGTACCGTTTCCTTGCAAATTTGACCCTGTAAACAAAAAATGGCTATTTGATCAGCCCGATACATGGGAAAATGTGATTAAACGCTTCAAACAGCGGGGACCAAAAAATAAACAATTTGTTGAAAGAGTGCAAAGAGGAGTAAAAGAATTAGAACAGTTAAGAAAAGAGGTGGTGTGA
- a CDS encoding MBL fold metallo-hydrolase, whose translation MLNIEQIEENLFRIPIPVPFPMKYVYCYLFQEVDGWNLVDVGFHYPDAVDAWKQVFKQLSVNPKHVRSIYLTHFHPDHFGLAGWMQELTGARTFISKEDYLMVERVWGQNSRQASLVGAVCRQNGVPDILAIQIEENMKKLSKHVTPLPSLTVLEEKEVTLGGKSWRVIPVPGHSDGLVNFYQPEQQLLLAADHVLDKITPNISLWPGCSPNPLKNYFSSLSKIDELDIQLALPAHGAVIHQLQKRISEIRRHHEKRLNQMFSLAKDGQTAYEIASKVFRHKELSPHQWRFAIAETLAHLEYLVSIGQLIKMERNGIVFYQQANEKGA comes from the coding sequence ATGTTAAATATTGAGCAAATTGAAGAAAATCTATTTCGTATTCCCATCCCGGTGCCATTTCCAATGAAATATGTTTATTGTTATTTGTTTCAAGAAGTGGATGGGTGGAATTTAGTGGATGTGGGGTTTCATTATCCTGATGCGGTAGATGCGTGGAAACAAGTGTTTAAACAATTAAGCGTGAATCCGAAACATGTCCGTTCTATCTATTTAACGCATTTTCATCCCGATCATTTTGGTTTGGCTGGATGGATGCAGGAATTAACGGGAGCAAGAACATTTATCAGCAAAGAAGACTATTTAATGGTTGAGCGTGTTTGGGGACAAAACAGCCGGCAGGCTAGCCTGGTCGGTGCTGTTTGCAGACAAAATGGCGTCCCAGACATCCTAGCTATTCAAATTGAAGAAAATATGAAGAAACTATCCAAACATGTAACGCCCCTTCCTTCTCTTACTGTTTTAGAGGAAAAAGAGGTAACGTTGGGCGGGAAATCCTGGAGAGTTATTCCGGTACCAGGGCATAGTGACGGACTTGTAAATTTTTATCAGCCAGAACAGCAATTGCTTCTTGCTGCCGATCATGTGCTAGATAAAATTACGCCAAACATTAGTTTATGGCCGGGATGCAGCCCTAATCCCCTTAAAAATTATTTTTCATCATTAAGCAAAATAGATGAGTTGGACATCCAATTGGCCCTTCCAGCTCATGGAGCAGTTATTCATCAACTTCAAAAAAGAATTTCAGAAATTCGCCGACACCATGAAAAAAGGCTGAATCAAATGTTTTCGCTTGCAAAAGACGGTCAAACTGCTTATGAAATTGCCAGTAAAGTGTTTCGGCATAAAGAGCTGTCTCCCCATCAATGGCGGTTTGCCATTGCTGAAACATTGGCTCATTTGGAATATCTTGTGTCTATCGGTCAATTAATCAAAATGGAACGAAACGGAATTGTATTTTATCAACAAGCCAATGAAAAGGGCGCATAG
- a CDS encoding PaaX family transcriptional regulator C-terminal domain-containing protein, which produces MKPRALMFTLFGEYIQHYGNEVWIGSLINMMSHFGISESSIRGAALRMVQQDFFKVRKIGHNSYYSLTSKGKRTMMDGFTRVYSMRNYKWDGYWRILTYSVPEEKRELRSQIRKELSLMGFGLISHGTWASPNPVEQQVMEFIKDYHLEPYVILFTSSSIVSHDNQELIQRGWNFDEIAKEYDIFIEKYQKKFDDFKERAWNNELTDKECFIERTKLVHEYRKFFFIDPSFPNDLLPPDWSGTRARELFFNVHQLLSVPAIRYFETLFEKAPDCEFIANRDKAINPFMDII; this is translated from the coding sequence ATGAAGCCAAGGGCTTTAATGTTTACCTTATTCGGTGAGTATATTCAACATTACGGCAACGAGGTGTGGATCGGAAGTTTAATTAATATGATGTCCCATTTTGGCATTTCCGAATCTTCCATTCGGGGAGCCGCTTTAAGAATGGTGCAGCAAGATTTTTTCAAAGTTAGAAAAATTGGCCATAACAGTTATTATTCTCTGACAAGCAAAGGGAAGAGAACGATGATGGACGGATTTACCCGCGTCTATTCGATGAGAAACTACAAATGGGACGGCTACTGGCGAATTTTAACATACTCGGTCCCCGAAGAAAAAAGGGAGCTTCGCAGCCAGATTCGAAAGGAGTTAAGCTTAATGGGATTTGGTTTGATTTCCCATGGTACATGGGCAAGCCCGAATCCTGTGGAACAACAAGTGATGGAATTCATTAAAGACTATCACTTGGAACCATATGTCATTCTTTTTACTTCAAGCTCAATTGTTTCCCATGATAATCAAGAATTGATTCAAAGAGGCTGGAATTTCGATGAAATTGCGAAAGAATATGATATTTTCATAGAAAAATATCAAAAAAAATTTGATGATTTCAAAGAGCGCGCGTGGAACAACGAATTGACTGACAAGGAATGTTTTATTGAAAGAACGAAGCTTGTTCATGAATATCGTAAATTTTTCTTTATTGATCCAAGTTTTCCAAACGATCTTTTGCCACCTGATTGGAGCGGAACAAGAGCAAGAGAACTCTTTTTCAATGTTCACCAGCTTTTATCCGTGCCTGCCATAAGATATTTTGAGACATTATTTGAAAAAGCGCCCGATTGTGAATTCATTGCTAATCGGGACAAGGCGATAAATCCTTTTATGGACATTATTTAA
- a CDS encoding enoyl-CoA hydratase/isomerase family protein, which produces MPEAVAVEKKNLTVIKENGIAEIHLHINKTNAYSLEFYQEFNAVIDDIRFDPDIKVVVLMSDVPKFFSVGADINFLKAADPHFKTQFCLFCNETLDKIARSPQVYIACLEGHTVGGGLEMALACDLRFMGDEAGKIGLPEVSLGVLAGTGGTQRLARLIGYSRALDMNITGETITPQEALEIGLVNKVFPQAETREKTLEYARKIANSATYAVSNIKLAIMNGKDMPLNVAIRYEGELQNLLFRSEDAKEGLSAFLEKRKPNWQGI; this is translated from the coding sequence ATGCCAGAAGCGGTGGCAGTGGAAAAGAAAAACTTAACGGTGATAAAAGAGAACGGGATTGCCGAGATCCATCTTCACATCAATAAAACGAACGCTTACAGCCTTGAATTTTATCAAGAATTCAACGCGGTGATTGATGACATTCGCTTTGATCCGGACATTAAAGTCGTGGTGCTCATGAGCGATGTTCCGAAGTTTTTCTCCGTGGGGGCGGACATCAACTTTTTAAAAGCGGCAGATCCGCACTTTAAAACGCAGTTTTGTTTGTTCTGCAATGAAACATTGGATAAAATCGCCCGCTCTCCGCAAGTGTATATTGCTTGTTTAGAAGGGCATACCGTGGGAGGCGGATTAGAAATGGCATTGGCTTGCGACCTTCGGTTCATGGGGGATGAAGCGGGAAAAATCGGCTTGCCGGAAGTATCCCTTGGCGTGCTGGCAGGGACGGGAGGGACGCAGCGTTTGGCCCGTCTAATCGGCTATTCGAGAGCGCTGGATATGAACATTACCGGGGAAACGATTACGCCGCAGGAAGCGTTGGAGATCGGGCTTGTCAACAAAGTGTTTCCGCAAGCGGAAACGAGAGAAAAAACGTTGGAGTATGCGAGAAAGATCGCCAACAGCGCGACGTATGCGGTATCGAACATCAAACTTGCGATAATGAACGGAAAAGACATGCCGTTAAACGTGGCGATCCGCTATGAGGGGGAACTGCAAAACTTATTGTTCCGTTCGGAAGATGCGAAAGAAGGATTGAGTGCATTTTTGGAAAAACGAAAACCAAATTGGCAAGGAATCTAA
- a CDS encoding 3-hydroxyacyl-CoA dehydrogenase NAD-binding domain-containing protein, with translation MFLKLDEICSGNAILVTNTSSFSVTDIASVTNTPEQIAGLHFFNPVPLMSLVEVVRGMRTSEKIVNVLYQLLHRCKKNRSRVKTRQDLSPTELPAPFITKR, from the coding sequence ATTTTTTTAAAATTGGATGAAATTTGCTCTGGAAACGCGATTCTCGTCACAAACACGTCCTCTTTTTCCGTAACAGATATTGCAAGCGTTACCAACACGCCAGAGCAGATTGCTGGTTTGCACTTTTTTAATCCTGTCCCGCTAATGTCTCTTGTCGAAGTGGTACGAGGAATGAGGACAAGCGAAAAAATCGTAAACGTTCTCTATCAATTGCTGCATCGCTGCAAAAAGAACCGGTCGCGTGTGAAGACACGCCAGGATTTATCGCCAACAGAATTGCCCGCCCCTTTTATAACGAAGCGCTAA
- a CDS encoding formate/nitrite transporter family protein translates to MEAVQKCKELALKKRTILERSLIQYMMRAALAGVYIGFALVLCFRVGEFFREANSPATYLVSGIFFGIALVLIMYGEAELFTGNTMYFTISTLQKETTIKDMLRNWLACYSGNLLGAVFFAFLISQSGVFDHISQDHLLFVVAEKKMHATTVQLFFKGILCNWLVCLAIFIPMQMKEDMAKIFSMILIVFIFFASGYEHSIANFVLFSIALAVPHPATINIAGVVHNIIPVTLGNIVGGALFMGALYTYLTSQNDVQVSVKQSVGYLFHNKKKILNK, encoded by the coding sequence ATGGAAGCAGTTCAAAAATGTAAAGAGTTAGCTTTAAAAAAGCGTACCATTCTAGAGCGATCTCTTATTCAATATATGATGCGGGCTGCTTTGGCAGGGGTGTACATCGGATTTGCGCTTGTTCTTTGTTTTCGCGTAGGGGAATTTTTTCGTGAAGCGAATTCTCCTGCGACTTATTTAGTCAGCGGCATTTTTTTCGGAATCGCCTTAGTATTAATTATGTACGGTGAGGCAGAACTGTTTACTGGCAATACGATGTATTTTACAATCAGCACCTTGCAAAAAGAAACGACAATCAAAGATATGTTGCGAAATTGGCTTGCATGCTATAGCGGCAACTTATTAGGCGCTGTGTTTTTTGCTTTTCTTATTTCGCAATCCGGCGTTTTTGATCATATTTCACAAGATCATTTATTATTTGTGGTGGCGGAGAAAAAAATGCACGCAACAACGGTGCAGCTTTTTTTTAAAGGGATTCTCTGTAACTGGCTTGTTTGTTTAGCGATTTTTATTCCAATGCAAATGAAAGAGGATATGGCAAAAATATTTTCGATGATTCTTATCGTTTTTATCTTTTTTGCCTCTGGATACGAACACTCCATTGCCAATTTCGTCCTCTTTTCGATTGCATTAGCGGTTCCGCATCCAGCGACAATCAACATAGCCGGAGTGGTGCATAATATTATTCCTGTTACATTGGGCAATATTGTCGGTGGCGCCTTATTTATGGGAGCGTTGTATACGTATTTGACATCGCAAAACGATGTTCAAGTTTCAGTCAAACAGTCTGTTGGCTATTTGTTTCATAATAAAAAGAAAATATTGAATAAATGA
- a CDS encoding 2-oxo acid dehydrogenase subunit E2, giving the protein MLIEVKLPRLSDTHDESLITFWHVSEDDAVEKGDTLVEVQTEKAVSEIEAPESGVVKEIRKKRGETAAVGEVLAVIETAAETADSPEEQEKTEQEIPEETAVQAQEIPGEKKATPRVKKLAKELGVDWRLVTPTGPNGKVTEEDVRNAAKQSENEKQPNRFVKAAPSVRKFAREHNVGLDEVTPTGPNGRILKSDVEAVIAKRKSAQTEAKKEAAAAKETTRDIPQSQRRIPLTGIRKAIANAMVHSKSVIPHVTHFDEANVTKLVSHRQRVKLFADEKGIKLTYLAYVVKALTAVLKKYPMLNASLDDEREEIILKDEYHVGFAADTDRGLVVPVIKHADQKSLFQIAKEIQELAKKARDGSIKADEMTGSTCTISNIGSADGSWFTPIINHPESCILGIGRVEKKPVVINDSIEIAAMMALSLSYDHRLIDGVLAQKALNELKKYLSEPDLLFVI; this is encoded by the coding sequence ATGTTAATCGAAGTGAAATTACCCCGACTATCCGATACGCATGATGAAAGTTTGATCACCTTCTGGCACGTCTCAGAAGATGATGCAGTGGAAAAAGGCGATACGCTCGTGGAAGTGCAGACAGAAAAAGCAGTTTCGGAAATTGAAGCCCCGGAGTCGGGCGTTGTCAAAGAAATCAGAAAAAAAAGAGGCGAAACTGCCGCGGTCGGGGAGGTATTAGCTGTTATTGAAACAGCCGCTGAAACGGCAGATTCCCCAGAGGAACAGGAAAAAACAGAACAGGAGATTCCTGAGGAAACAGCAGTTCAGGCTCAGGAGATTCCGGGTGAGAAAAAGGCGACGCCGCGTGTAAAAAAATTAGCCAAAGAACTTGGTGTGGATTGGCGCCTTGTCACTCCGACTGGGCCTAATGGCAAAGTCACGGAAGAAGACGTCCGAAACGCGGCAAAACAAAGCGAAAACGAAAAACAGCCAAACCGGTTTGTCAAAGCAGCGCCATCCGTGCGCAAATTCGCAAGAGAACACAATGTGGGCCTTGATGAAGTGACCCCGACCGGGCCGAACGGAAGAATATTAAAAAGCGATGTCGAAGCTGTCATCGCCAAACGAAAATCAGCACAAACAGAAGCAAAAAAAGAAGCGGCAGCTGCCAAGGAAACAACACGAGATATCCCGCAAAGCCAACGAAGAATTCCGCTTACCGGCATTCGAAAAGCGATTGCGAACGCCATGGTTCATTCGAAATCGGTAATTCCGCATGTAACTCATTTTGATGAGGCAAATGTAACAAAGCTTGTGTCCCACCGCCAAAGAGTGAAACTGTTTGCGGATGAAAAGGGAATTAAGCTCACCTATTTAGCATATGTAGTCAAAGCGTTAACAGCTGTATTGAAAAAATACCCGATGTTAAATGCCTCGTTGGATGACGAACGAGAGGAAATTATCTTAAAGGATGAATATCATGTCGGTTTTGCCGCCGACACTGACCGCGGTCTGGTTGTTCCGGTGATTAAACATGCGGATCAAAAATCGTTATTTCAAATCGCCAAAGAAATTCAAGAACTTGCGAAAAAAGCAAGAGACGGTTCCATCAAAGCGGATGAAATGACGGGATCCACATGTACGATATCGAACATCGGATCAGCGGATGGTTCCTGGTTTACGCCGATTATTAATCATCCAGAATCATGTATTTTAGGCATCGGCAGAGTGGAGAAAAAACCTGTTGTCATCAATGATTCCATTGAAATCGCCGCGATGATGGCTTTATCGCTCAGCTACGACCATCGGTTGATCGACGGCGTTTTGGCGCAAAAAGCGTTAAACGAACTGAAAAAATATTTAAGCGAACCGGATTTGTTATTTGTCATATAA
- a CDS encoding alpha-ketoacid dehydrogenase subunit beta, with protein sequence MQKTKQRLLTGNKAIAEAIRLEMERDPNVFVMGEDVGVYGGIFGATEGLFQQFGPERVIDTPISETAFIGAAIGAAAEGMRPIVELMFVDFFGVCMDQIYNHMAKIPYMSGGRVKLPIVLMTAVGGGYSDAAQHSQTLYATFAHLPGMKVVAPSTPYDLKGMMISAIRDDNPVVFMFHKTLQGLGWMDQLDASVGHVPEEAYTVPIGKAKVVREGTDITIVGIQMTTHHALEAAKKLEQHGIQAEVIDLRSLVPLDRETILQSIKKTHRLLVVDEDYLSYGMTAEIAAIAAEEGLYDLDAPVRRLAVPDVPIPYSRPLEQFVLPNADKIFHEAMKLVNE encoded by the coding sequence ACGCTTATTAACGGGAAATAAAGCGATCGCCGAAGCGATTCGATTAGAAATGGAAAGAGATCCGAACGTGTTTGTCATGGGGGAGGATGTTGGTGTATACGGAGGCATATTCGGGGCGACGGAAGGATTATTTCAACAATTCGGTCCTGAAAGGGTGATCGATACACCGATTTCCGAAACGGCTTTTATTGGAGCTGCTATTGGAGCCGCTGCAGAAGGAATGCGGCCGATTGTCGAATTAATGTTCGTTGATTTCTTCGGCGTCTGTATGGACCAAATTTATAACCATATGGCAAAAATTCCATATATGTCGGGCGGACGAGTTAAGCTGCCGATCGTGTTAATGACTGCCGTTGGTGGGGGATACAGCGATGCCGCCCAGCATTCGCAAACATTATACGCCACTTTTGCCCATCTCCCGGGAATGAAAGTGGTAGCGCCATCCACTCCGTATGATTTAAAAGGAATGATGATTTCCGCCATCCGGGATGACAATCCAGTCGTCTTTATGTTTCATAAGACATTACAAGGATTAGGATGGATGGACCAACTGGATGCATCCGTCGGACATGTTCCGGAAGAAGCATATACCGTGCCAATCGGCAAGGCGAAAGTGGTGAGAGAAGGAACGGATATTACAATTGTGGGCATCCAAATGACGACCCATCACGCTTTAGAAGCTGCGAAAAAGCTGGAACAGCACGGGATTCAAGCGGAAGTCATCGATTTGCGTTCACTCGTTCCTTTAGACCGCGAAACGATCCTTCAATCGATTAAAAAGACGCACCGTTTGCTGGTAGTCGATGAAGATTACTTATCATACGGCATGACGGCAGAAATCGCCGCGATTGCAGCTGAAGAAGGTTTATATGATTTGGATGCGCCGGTCAGAAGATTGGCTGTTCCGGATGTGCCAATTCCATACAGCCGTCCGCTTGAACAATTTGTCTTGCCAAATGCCGACAAAATTTTTCACGAAGCAATGAAACTAGTCAACGAATAA